One window of the Natronomonas marina genome contains the following:
- a CDS encoding MBL fold metallo-hydrolase, whose translation MAPDAAAADEIAPETLADRIEAGEDVAVLDTRNRDEIDAWHVEGPGVEITHVPYVKFLSENATGDPASLVEDDGYVVVCPEGEASAEVAAMLAAAGVDAVNLAGGMEGWARVYRHGRIAADATDATVHQYRRPASGCLAYLVESAGETLVVDPLRAFADRYAADARESGATVEYVLDTHVHADHFSGLRGLAESTGATALVSAGAAERGMDGGVETVADGDGIEVGDVAVEVLATPGHTTGAVSLRVDDLLLSGDSLFLDGAPRPDLQKGDDAAPELARTLHATLTERLADLPDRTVVAPGHVPPGRAGEGGTHTARLGDLRERLSAFSTDREAFVERVVASMDDPPANFETIAAVNLGRESVDEATAFEMELGPNNCAVSAD comes from the coding sequence ATGGCTCCCGACGCGGCAGCGGCCGACGAGATTGCGCCCGAGACGCTGGCCGACCGCATCGAGGCCGGCGAGGACGTCGCCGTCCTCGACACCCGCAACCGCGACGAGATCGACGCCTGGCACGTCGAGGGACCGGGCGTCGAGATAACTCACGTCCCCTACGTGAAGTTCCTGAGCGAGAACGCGACCGGCGACCCCGCCTCGCTCGTCGAGGACGACGGCTACGTGGTCGTCTGCCCGGAGGGGGAGGCCAGCGCCGAGGTCGCAGCGATGCTTGCGGCGGCGGGCGTCGACGCCGTCAACCTCGCCGGCGGCATGGAGGGGTGGGCGCGGGTCTACCGCCACGGCCGGATCGCCGCCGACGCCACTGACGCGACCGTCCACCAGTACCGCCGGCCGGCGAGCGGCTGTCTGGCCTACCTCGTCGAGTCGGCCGGCGAGACCCTCGTCGTCGACCCCCTGCGAGCGTTCGCCGACCGCTACGCCGCGGACGCCCGCGAGTCGGGCGCGACCGTCGAGTACGTCCTCGACACGCACGTCCACGCCGACCACTTCAGCGGCCTCCGAGGGCTCGCGGAATCGACCGGCGCGACCGCGCTCGTCTCGGCGGGCGCCGCCGAGCGCGGGATGGACGGCGGCGTCGAAACGGTTGCCGACGGCGACGGAATCGAGGTCGGCGACGTCGCGGTCGAGGTGCTGGCCACGCCCGGCCACACCACCGGCGCGGTGTCGCTGCGGGTCGACGACCTGCTGCTGTCGGGCGACTCGCTGTTCCTCGACGGCGCGCCGCGGCCCGACCTCCAGAAAGGCGACGACGCGGCGCCCGAGTTGGCGCGGACGCTGCACGCGACGCTGACCGAGCGGCTGGCCGACCTGCCGGACCGGACGGTGGTCGCGCCCGGCCACGTCCCGCCGGGGCGGGCGGGCGAGGGCGGTACTCACACCGCACGGCTCGGCGACCTACGGGAGCGGCTGTCGGCGTTCTCGACCGACCGCGAGGCCTTCGTCGAGCGCGTCGTCGCCTCGATGGACGACCCGCCGGCCAACTTCGAGACCATCGCCGCCGTCAACCTCGGACGGGAGTCCGTGGACGAGGCCACTGCCTTCGAGATGGAACTCGGCCCGAACAACTGCGCGGTTTCGGCGGACTGA
- a CDS encoding DUF445 domain-containing protein: protein MNSLAGILPGLPYGLEWRLLLIPLITGIIGYGTNWVAIQLLFHPIDFVGLRVPGMKEIAPAFPRKLKQIPGVVEGRLGWQGIIPSRSARMGTIAAEKGIAKIATEREFYEEFDPERIATHMVTNSKDEMRELTEDVFREEYPELWHNTPTPVRELVHARVQERLPRIADEITDEIGDNIDELLDINLMITNHLDENPELLNRLFLEVGDRELKFIINSGFLIGGLLGCLTIPLFLYIESDLVLPVAGILVGYATNWIALKIIFLPIEERRVGPFRLQGLFIKRQPEAAEKYAEIVADEIVTIGNVAENLMYGSQSDRTRKMIRDSIRPEVDRAVGIAGPAIRLTTGSEQYEEVRETFASESVDRTIEPLQDPEFNEERSEAIRQLITDRIKSLDPRDFVGLLRPAFVEDEWMLILLGAVLGFVAGWIQLAVVTAA, encoded by the coding sequence GTGAACTCCCTGGCCGGCATCCTGCCGGGTCTGCCCTACGGCCTGGAGTGGCGACTGCTCCTCATCCCGCTGATAACCGGCATCATCGGCTACGGGACCAACTGGGTCGCCATCCAGTTGCTCTTTCACCCCATCGACTTCGTCGGTCTCCGGGTGCCGGGCATGAAGGAGATCGCCCCGGCGTTCCCCCGGAAACTGAAGCAGATCCCCGGCGTCGTCGAGGGACGCCTCGGCTGGCAGGGCATCATCCCCTCGCGGTCGGCCCGGATGGGCACCATCGCCGCCGAGAAGGGCATCGCCAAGATAGCCACCGAACGGGAGTTCTACGAGGAGTTCGACCCCGAGCGCATCGCCACGCACATGGTCACCAACTCCAAAGACGAGATGCGGGAACTCACCGAGGACGTGTTCCGCGAGGAGTACCCGGAGCTGTGGCACAACACGCCCACCCCGGTCCGGGAGCTCGTCCACGCCCGCGTCCAAGAACGGCTCCCCCGCATCGCCGACGAGATAACCGACGAGATCGGGGACAACATCGACGAACTGCTCGACATCAACCTCATGATAACCAACCACCTCGACGAGAACCCCGAACTGCTGAACCGGCTGTTCCTCGAGGTCGGCGACCGGGAGCTGAAGTTCATCATCAACTCGGGGTTCCTCATCGGCGGCCTGCTGGGCTGTCTCACCATCCCGCTTTTCCTCTACATCGAGAGCGACCTCGTCCTCCCGGTTGCCGGCATCCTCGTCGGCTACGCGACGAACTGGATCGCGCTGAAGATAATCTTCCTGCCCATCGAGGAGCGGCGGGTCGGCCCGTTCCGGCTCCAGGGACTGTTCATCAAACGGCAGCCGGAGGCCGCCGAGAAGTACGCCGAGATCGTCGCCGACGAGATCGTCACCATCGGCAACGTCGCCGAGAACCTCATGTACGGGAGCCAGTCCGACCGGACCAGAAAGATGATACGCGACTCCATCCGCCCCGAGGTCGACCGCGCGGTCGGCATCGCCGGACCCGCCATCCGGCTGACGACCGGCAGCGAACAGTACGAGGAGGTCCGCGAGACCTTCGCAAGCGAGAGCGTCGACCGGACGATAGAACCGCTGCAGGACCCCGAGTTCAACGAGGAGCGCAGCGAGGCCATCCGGCAGCTGATCACCGACCGCATCAAGAGCCTCGACCCACGGGACTTCGTCGGCCTGTTGCGCCCCGCCTTCGTCGAGGACGAGTGGATGCTCATCCTGCTGGGGGCCGTCCTCGGGTTCGTCGCCGGCTGGATTCAGCTCGCGGTGGTGACCGCCGCATGA
- a CDS encoding apolipoprotein A1/A4/E family protein translates to MSDDDSPLATLFELQRSTIRQTEDALESALEVPSDVSDTLYGGVDTQREVQTQVLNMTRQSIHTSLDAAESVTSQSATLDDLRDSVDETFDTLEDQQDEAFDTVDEEYESLTESYEEFSDDAAESLDEQLEVLMDLNEGVEDQLVDTVEEFVDQFEELEAELEDQTDEAQERVSEQAEELADRFEEQLDQLSEQFEEQAERFDELEERIEDVGIDVGDDGDDE, encoded by the coding sequence ATGAGCGACGACGACTCACCCCTGGCGACCCTGTTCGAGTTGCAGCGGAGTACCATCAGACAGACCGAGGACGCCCTCGAGAGCGCCCTCGAGGTGCCGAGCGACGTGAGCGACACGCTGTACGGCGGTGTCGACACCCAGCGCGAGGTCCAGACGCAGGTCCTCAACATGACCCGGCAGTCGATCCACACGTCGCTGGACGCCGCCGAGTCGGTCACCTCCCAGTCGGCGACGCTGGACGACCTGCGCGACTCCGTCGACGAGACGTTCGACACCCTCGAGGACCAGCAGGACGAGGCCTTCGACACCGTCGACGAGGAGTACGAGTCGCTCACCGAGAGCTACGAGGAGTTCAGCGACGACGCCGCCGAGAGCCTCGACGAACAGCTCGAGGTCCTGATGGACCTCAACGAGGGCGTCGAGGACCAGCTCGTCGACACCGTCGAGGAGTTCGTCGACCAGTTCGAGGAACTCGAGGCGGAGCTCGAAGACCAGACCGACGAGGCCCAGGAGCGCGTCTCCGAGCAGGCCGAGGAGCTGGCCGACCGCTTCGAGGAGCAGCTCGACCAGCTCTCCGAGCAGTTCGAGGAGCAGGCCGAGCGGTTCGACGAACTGGAGGAGCGCATCGAGGACGTCGGCATCGACGTCGGCGACGACGGCGACGACGAGTAA
- a CDS encoding glutathione S-transferase N-terminal domain-containing protein, which yields MLVLYQSEGCPYCKKVRETMSDLGLSFVAHNPRLPGDEGGDVTNEVTHAELTAGGDDQIPYLVDTDRGVTMYESDDIVDYLETHYE from the coding sequence ATGCTGGTCCTGTACCAATCGGAGGGATGTCCGTACTGTAAGAAGGTTCGCGAAACGATGTCCGACCTCGGTCTGTCGTTCGTCGCCCACAACCCGCGTCTGCCGGGCGACGAAGGCGGTGACGTGACGAACGAGGTTACGCACGCCGAACTCACGGCCGGCGGCGACGACCAGATTCCGTATCTCGTCGATACCGACCGCGGTGTGACGATGTACGAGAGCGACGACATCGTCGACTACCTCGAAACGCATTACGAGTAA
- a CDS encoding DEAD/DEAH box helicase, translating into MATATDEVEYVEGPLLEDGLIEERRYQLQLADTASGDHTLVCLPTGLGKTAVSLLVTADRLAEKGGKSLLLAPTKPLVQQHAAFYREALEVPDDEIVVFTGDVRPDDRADLWEEARVVCATPQVVENDLVGNRVSLAGVTHLTFDECHRATGDYAYNYIADRYHADADAPLVTGMSASPGGDKEEILTVCDNLGLREVAVMTEEDADVKAHTHHTSVEWEHVELPETVIEIRDALNDVVSDRLEKLKQLGVTTSTDPNMSQKQLNAIRAKLQELINNDDSDGYSGMSAHAEIMKLRRAVELVETQSVESLRRYFERQRDAARSSGSSKASQRFVSEPRVKEAMRRAEEFDDLHPKFRRTRILLAQTLGIEDGERVIVFTESRDTAETLTEFLGEHFETRRFVGQGDKEGSDGMTQKEQKETLDAFRSGEFEVLVSTSVAEEGLDVPDVDLVLFYEPVPKGIRSIQRKGRTGRASEGRVVVLLAEDTRDEAFFWMSRNEEKKMEEELRKLKDLEGEIEAEIAQQAGLAEFDSGGEADETGDDSDAEEPDAGGDGEASSADENAVEDDNGTAASDDDGQAGLTDFAGEADEEDGTDPEGTVAEAAPGGEGVEVVADQRELDSHIARDLSTREGVETRLETLAVGDYVLSDRVVVERKSVEDFLDTLVGGDRSMFEQVGDAARFYARPVVVVEGERLYEARNVHPNAVRGALASLAVDFGASVLRTDDADETADLLEVIARREQETDDRAVSVHGEKGGKTLTERQEYVVSSVAEVGPVTARALLEHFGSVEAVMTAGEDDLRAVDGVGEVTAERIREVTGSEYADSAGE; encoded by the coding sequence ATGGCGACGGCCACGGACGAGGTGGAGTACGTCGAGGGTCCGCTCCTCGAGGACGGCCTCATCGAGGAGCGGCGCTACCAGTTGCAGTTGGCCGACACCGCCAGCGGGGACCACACCCTGGTCTGTCTGCCGACCGGCTTGGGCAAGACGGCGGTGAGCCTGCTGGTGACGGCCGACCGGCTGGCCGAGAAGGGCGGCAAGTCGCTGTTGCTCGCGCCGACGAAGCCGCTCGTCCAGCAGCACGCGGCCTTCTACCGGGAGGCCCTCGAGGTGCCCGACGACGAAATCGTGGTCTTCACCGGCGACGTCCGCCCCGACGACCGCGCCGACCTCTGGGAGGAGGCCCGCGTCGTCTGTGCGACGCCGCAGGTCGTCGAGAACGACCTGGTCGGCAACCGCGTCTCGCTGGCGGGCGTGACACACCTGACGTTCGACGAGTGCCACCGCGCGACCGGCGACTACGCGTACAACTACATCGCCGACCGCTACCACGCCGACGCCGACGCGCCGCTGGTGACCGGCATGAGCGCCTCCCCTGGCGGCGACAAGGAGGAGATACTGACGGTCTGCGACAACCTCGGACTGCGGGAGGTGGCGGTGATGACCGAAGAGGACGCCGACGTCAAGGCCCACACCCACCACACGTCGGTCGAGTGGGAGCACGTCGAGTTGCCCGAGACGGTCATCGAGATACGGGACGCGCTGAACGACGTGGTTTCGGACCGCCTGGAGAAACTCAAGCAACTGGGCGTGACGACATCGACGGACCCGAACATGTCCCAGAAGCAGTTGAACGCCATCCGGGCGAAACTGCAGGAACTCATCAACAACGACGACAGCGACGGCTACTCCGGGATGTCGGCCCACGCCGAGATCATGAAACTCCGGCGGGCGGTCGAACTGGTCGAGACCCAGAGCGTCGAGTCGCTTCGCCGCTACTTCGAGCGCCAGCGGGATGCCGCCCGCTCGTCGGGGTCCTCGAAGGCCAGCCAGCGGTTCGTCTCCGAGCCACGCGTCAAGGAGGCGATGCGGCGTGCCGAGGAGTTCGACGACCTGCACCCCAAGTTCCGCCGGACGCGCATCCTGCTCGCGCAGACGCTCGGCATCGAGGACGGCGAGCGCGTCATCGTCTTCACCGAATCGCGGGACACCGCCGAGACCCTCACCGAGTTCCTCGGCGAGCACTTCGAGACGCGCCGCTTCGTCGGGCAGGGTGACAAGGAGGGCTCCGACGGCATGACCCAGAAGGAGCAGAAGGAGACGCTGGACGCCTTCCGGAGCGGCGAGTTCGAGGTGCTGGTCTCCACCAGCGTCGCCGAGGAGGGACTCGACGTCCCCGACGTCGACCTCGTGCTGTTCTACGAACCCGTCCCGAAGGGAATCCGCTCCATCCAGCGGAAGGGGCGCACCGGCCGCGCAAGCGAGGGCCGCGTCGTCGTCCTGCTCGCGGAGGACACCCGCGACGAGGCGTTCTTCTGGATGTCCAGAAACGAGGAGAAGAAGATGGAGGAGGAACTCCGGAAACTGAAGGACCTCGAGGGCGAAATCGAGGCCGAAATCGCCCAACAGGCCGGCCTCGCGGAGTTCGACAGCGGGGGCGAGGCCGACGAGACCGGGGACGACAGCGACGCCGAGGAGCCGGATGCCGGTGGCGACGGGGAGGCGTCCAGCGCCGACGAGAACGCTGTGGAAGACGACAACGGAACGGCCGCGTCCGACGACGACGGCCAGGCCGGCCTCACGGACTTCGCGGGCGAGGCGGACGAGGAGGACGGGACCGACCCCGAGGGAACCGTCGCGGAGGCCGCCCCCGGCGGGGAGGGCGTCGAGGTGGTCGCCGACCAGCGGGAACTGGACTCCCACATCGCCCGGGACCTCTCGACCCGGGAGGGCGTCGAGACGCGCCTGGAGACGCTGGCCGTCGGCGACTACGTCCTCTCGGACCGGGTGGTCGTCGAGCGCAAGTCCGTCGAGGACTTCCTCGACACGCTGGTCGGCGGCGACCGCTCGATGTTCGAGCAGGTCGGCGACGCCGCCCGCTTCTACGCCCGGCCCGTCGTCGTCGTGGAGGGCGAGCGACTGTACGAGGCCCGGAACGTCCACCCCAACGCCGTCCGCGGGGCCCTGGCCTCGCTCGCGGTCGACTTCGGCGCGAGCGTCCTGCGGACCGACGACGCCGACGAGACGGCCGACCTGCTGGAGGTCATCGCCCGCCGCGAGCAGGAGACCGACGACCGCGCGGTGTCGGTCCACGGCGAGAAGGGCGGCAAGACGCTGACCGAACGCCAGGAGTACGTGGTCAGTTCCGTCGCCGAGGTCGGTCCCGTGACGGCGCGGGCGCTACTCGAGCACTTCGGCAGCGTCGAGGCGGTGATGACCGCCGGCGAGGACGACCTCCGGGCGGTCGACGGCGTCGGCGAGGTGACGGCCGAGCGCATCCGGGAAGTGACGGGAAGCGAGTACGCGGACTCGGCGGGCGAGTAG
- the alaS gene encoding alanine--tRNA ligase — protein MSDLEEEYQLDYFHEEGFVRRECPSCGDHFWTRDTERELCGEPPCADYEFIDDPGFDEPYTLEEMREAFLSFFEEHDHERIDPYPVAANRWRDDVLLTQASIYDFQPLVTSGKTPPPANPLTVSQPCIRMQDIDNVGKTGRHTMAFEMMAHHAFNAREDLDDPDQYAYQGEVYWKDETVRYCDELLAEMGADIEDVTYIEDPWVGGGNAGPAIEVIYRGLELATLVFMCMEQDPDGDYELKDGNSYSFMDTYIVDTGYGLERWTWMSQGTATVYEAVYPEMVDFLKDNAGIEYTDEEAELVGRAARLSGQLDIDDVDDVEAARDDIADALDVETDRLLELVEPLEDVYAIADHCRTLAYMLGDGIVPSNVGTGYLARMVLRRTKRLCDGVGVDAPLDELVDMQAERLGYRNRDTVRDIVRTEVEKYRETLERGTRQVERLADEYAGRDEPVPLEEVIELYDSHGIQPETVEEIAEEHGADVEIPDDFYSLVAARHGSEEAFEDDEDGEDDRVADLPETEKLFYEDPERTDFEAVVLDVVERETDGETVYDVVLDQTMFYPEGGGQPADVGTLSTDDVTVDVTDVQEVDGVVLHRTDESPGKGEFVRGQIDGARRRRLMQHHTATHIVGYAAREVLGDHVRQAGAQKGTDSSRFDIRHYERISREEVKRIERVANEIVTDNLAVEQEWPQRHEAEEEHGFDLYQGGIPPGEQLRLIHVAEDVQACAGTHVTRTGDVGTIKILSTERVQDGVERLTFAAGDAAIEATQRTEDALYGAADTFDVSPQEVPGTAERFFEEWKQRGKRIEDLKEQLAAVRAEGGADAEEVDLGEASAVVQRVDADMAELRATANALVEEGKVAVLGSGHDGATFVVAVPDGVDIDAGSVVGELAGRVGGGGGGPPDFAQGGGPDVDALDDALADAPDVLRQLREA, from the coding sequence ATGAGCGACCTCGAGGAGGAGTATCAGCTGGACTATTTCCACGAGGAGGGGTTCGTACGCCGGGAGTGTCCGTCCTGCGGGGACCACTTCTGGACGCGCGACACGGAGCGGGAGCTGTGCGGGGAGCCGCCGTGTGCCGACTACGAGTTCATCGACGACCCGGGCTTCGACGAGCCGTACACCCTCGAGGAGATGCGGGAGGCGTTCCTCTCCTTTTTCGAGGAGCACGACCACGAGCGAATCGACCCCTATCCCGTGGCGGCGAACCGCTGGCGGGACGACGTCCTGCTGACGCAGGCGTCGATTTACGACTTCCAGCCGCTGGTCACGTCGGGGAAGACGCCGCCGCCGGCCAACCCCCTGACGGTCAGCCAGCCCTGCATCCGGATGCAGGACATCGACAACGTCGGGAAGACGGGCCGGCACACGATGGCCTTCGAGATGATGGCCCACCACGCGTTCAACGCCCGCGAGGACCTCGACGATCCGGACCAGTACGCCTACCAGGGCGAGGTCTACTGGAAGGACGAGACGGTGCGGTACTGCGACGAACTGCTGGCGGAGATGGGCGCCGACATCGAGGACGTGACCTACATCGAGGACCCCTGGGTCGGCGGCGGCAACGCCGGCCCCGCCATCGAGGTCATCTACCGGGGGCTGGAACTGGCGACGCTGGTCTTCATGTGCATGGAGCAGGACCCCGACGGCGACTACGAACTGAAGGACGGCAACAGCTACTCCTTCATGGACACCTACATCGTCGACACGGGCTACGGGCTCGAGCGGTGGACCTGGATGTCCCAGGGGACCGCCACCGTCTACGAGGCGGTCTACCCCGAGATGGTCGACTTCCTGAAGGACAACGCCGGCATCGAGTACACCGACGAGGAGGCCGAACTCGTCGGCCGGGCCGCCCGGCTGTCGGGGCAACTCGACATCGACGACGTCGACGACGTCGAGGCCGCCCGCGACGACATCGCCGACGCGCTCGACGTGGAGACGGACCGGCTCCTCGAACTCGTCGAACCGCTGGAGGACGTCTACGCCATCGCCGACCACTGCCGGACGCTGGCGTACATGCTCGGCGACGGCATCGTCCCCTCGAACGTCGGGACGGGATACCTGGCGCGGATGGTCCTGCGCCGTACCAAGCGGCTCTGTGACGGCGTCGGCGTCGACGCGCCGCTGGACGAACTGGTCGACATGCAGGCCGAGCGGCTCGGCTACCGGAACCGCGACACCGTCCGCGACATCGTCCGCACGGAGGTCGAGAAGTACCGCGAGACGCTGGAACGCGGCACCAGACAGGTCGAACGGCTCGCCGACGAGTACGCCGGCCGCGACGAGCCCGTCCCACTGGAGGAGGTCATCGAGCTGTACGACAGCCACGGCATCCAGCCGGAGACCGTCGAGGAGATAGCCGAAGAGCACGGCGCCGACGTGGAGATTCCGGACGACTTCTACTCGCTGGTGGCGGCCCGTCACGGGAGCGAGGAGGCCTTCGAGGACGACGAGGACGGCGAGGACGACCGGGTCGCCGACCTCCCGGAGACCGAGAAACTGTTCTACGAGGACCCCGAGCGGACCGACTTCGAGGCGGTCGTCCTCGACGTCGTCGAGCGGGAGACCGACGGCGAGACGGTCTACGACGTGGTGCTGGACCAGACGATGTTCTACCCGGAGGGCGGCGGCCAGCCGGCCGACGTGGGGACGCTGTCGACCGACGACGTGACCGTCGACGTGACCGACGTCCAGGAGGTCGACGGCGTCGTCCTCCACCGGACCGACGAGAGTCCGGGGAAGGGCGAGTTCGTCCGCGGACAGATAGACGGCGCCCGCCGCAGGCGACTGATGCAGCACCACACCGCGACCCACATCGTCGGCTACGCCGCCCGCGAGGTGCTGGGCGACCACGTCCGGCAGGCCGGCGCCCAGAAGGGCACCGACTCCTCGCGGTTCGACATCCGCCACTACGAGCGAATCTCCCGCGAGGAGGTAAAGCGCATCGAGCGGGTGGCGAACGAAATCGTCACCGACAACCTCGCGGTCGAACAGGAGTGGCCACAGCGCCACGAGGCCGAGGAGGAGCACGGCTTCGACCTCTATCAGGGCGGCATCCCGCCGGGCGAGCAGTTGCGGCTCATCCACGTCGCCGAGGACGTCCAGGCCTGCGCGGGGACGCACGTCACCCGGACGGGCGACGTCGGGACCATCAAAATCCTCTCGACGGAGCGGGTGCAGGACGGCGTCGAGCGGCTGACCTTCGCGGCGGGCGACGCGGCCATCGAGGCTACCCAGCGGACCGAGGACGCCCTCTACGGGGCCGCCGACACCTTCGACGTCTCCCCGCAGGAGGTGCCCGGGACCGCCGAACGGTTCTTCGAGGAGTGGAAACAGCGTGGCAAGCGCATCGAGGACCTCAAGGAGCAACTGGCGGCGGTCCGCGCGGAGGGCGGCGCCGACGCCGAGGAGGTCGACCTCGGGGAGGCGTCGGCCGTCGTCCAGCGGGTCGACGCCGACATGGCGGAGTTACGCGCGACGGCCAACGCCCTCGTCGAGGAGGGGAAGGTCGCCGTCCTCGGGAGCGGTCACGATGGCGCGACGTTCGTCGTCGCGGTGCCCGACGGCGTCGACATCGACGCCGGGAGCGTGGTCGGCGAACTCGCCGGCCGGGTCGGTGGCGGCGGCGGCGGCCCACCGGACTTCGCACAGGGCGGCGGTCCCGACGTCGACGCGCTTGACGACGCGCTGGCGGACGCGCCCGACGTCCTGCGGCAACTGCGCGAGGCGTAG
- a CDS encoding rubrerythrin family protein, protein MDGADFLETVRESNATALERLGSEKALVAVTDAALDRERVLETAAAAEARAVATFEAWTDDEADDRAREAFREVAASERDHYDRVCALGDVAAPDPPADALHAYLRELDDTVERAAAGLVARPLVASRTLLQVISFFINESEAGAADVFRELRAETDEGVEAGAAVVAGVCDDADRERAETAAGRAIEAAYGEYVDSLEGLGIDPKPVC, encoded by the coding sequence ATGGACGGCGCCGACTTCCTCGAGACGGTCCGGGAATCGAACGCGACCGCACTCGAACGACTCGGCTCCGAGAAGGCGCTCGTCGCGGTCACCGACGCCGCCCTCGACCGCGAGCGCGTCCTCGAGACGGCCGCGGCCGCCGAGGCCCGGGCGGTGGCGACCTTCGAGGCGTGGACCGACGACGAGGCCGACGACCGCGCCCGCGAGGCGTTCCGGGAGGTCGCGGCCAGCGAGCGGGACCACTACGACCGGGTGTGTGCCCTCGGCGACGTCGCGGCGCCGGACCCGCCGGCCGACGCCCTCCACGCCTACCTCCGGGAACTCGACGACACCGTCGAGCGGGCCGCAGCGGGGCTGGTCGCGCGCCCGCTCGTCGCCTCGCGGACGCTGCTGCAGGTCATCAGCTTCTTCATCAACGAGAGCGAGGCCGGGGCGGCCGACGTCTTCCGCGAGTTGCGGGCCGAGACCGACGAGGGGGTCGAGGCGGGGGCCGCCGTCGTCGCCGGCGTCTGCGACGATGCCGACCGCGAGCGGGCCGAGACGGCCGCCGGCCGCGCCATCGAGGCCGCCTACGGCGAGTACGTCGACAGCCTCGAGGGGCTGGGTATCGACCCCAAGCCCGTCTGCTGA
- a CDS encoding helix-turn-helix domain-containing protein, with product MDLPEGDVDAFECETCGNVGLGDGRLACCGSAMSRVDVDAAVEEPSLEDLLRAVFDMSDAELDICLCVMEGGDQTVRQLAERTDYDRSVAARHLNHLVELGVLRKRRRLLREGGHVYVYAPKSPETVRRSFKRQFLVWLAGATGQLEELRREKVEGILETDAEDTQWQLYHEE from the coding sequence ATGGACCTCCCGGAGGGCGATGTCGACGCCTTCGAGTGTGAGACCTGCGGGAACGTCGGCCTCGGTGACGGCCGACTCGCCTGCTGTGGGTCGGCGATGTCCCGCGTCGACGTCGACGCTGCGGTCGAGGAGCCCTCGCTGGAGGACCTGCTCCGGGCGGTCTTCGACATGTCCGACGCCGAACTCGACATCTGTCTCTGCGTCATGGAGGGCGGCGACCAGACGGTCCGACAGCTAGCCGAACGGACCGACTACGACCGCAGCGTCGCCGCCCGCCATCTCAACCACCTCGTCGAACTCGGCGTCCTCCGGAAGCGCCGCCGCCTGCTCAGGGAGGGCGGTCACGTCTACGTCTACGCCCCGAAATCGCCCGAGACGGTTCGTCGAAGCTTCAAACGGCAGTTCCTCGTCTGGCTCGCCGGTGCGACCGGCCAGCTCGAGGAACTCCGCCGCGAGAAGGTCGAGGGCATCCTGGAGACCGACGCCGAGGACACCCAGTGGCAGCTCTACCACGAGGAGTGA